The following proteins are co-located in the Microbulbifer sp. VAAF005 genome:
- a CDS encoding DUF6746 family protein, whose translation MRTLIALLFAVTFATTAQASPAAGEKPIQHFKVAKVTSLKDARKIFVETTEEIKGKKKLNPAELHEIHVITYRLEKSVEYFAENLKGERKQLAKDIAVVVENIHINSENNRPEKTRKDLNHYFKLADKFAAGFKHKHH comes from the coding sequence ATGAGAACTTTAATTGCATTACTTTTTGCTGTTACTTTTGCTACCACTGCTCAAGCTAGCCCTGCTGCCGGAGAAAAGCCCATCCAGCACTTTAAAGTAGCGAAAGTTACTTCCTTGAAGGATGCGAGAAAGATTTTTGTTGAGACAACAGAAGAAATTAAGGGAAAGAAAAAGCTTAATCCTGCTGAGCTCCACGAGATTCATGTCATCACCTACAGACTCGAAAAAAGTGTTGAGTATTTCGCTGAGAACCTGAAGGGTGAAAGGAAGCAGCTGGCAAAAGACATCGCCGTTGTTGTGGAAAACATCCACATTAACTCCGAAAACAACCGCCCAGAAAAAACCCGCAAGGATCTGAATCACTACTTTAAATTAGCAGACAAATTTGCTGCTGGATTTAAGCATAAACATCACTAA
- the bioA gene encoding adenosylmethionine--8-amino-7-oxononanoate transaminase — MDLDFDRKHIWHPYSSLIDPPPVYPVTRAEGVRIYLEDGRGLIDGMSSWWSALHGYNVPELNQAMRDQMDKMSHVMFGGLTHEPAIELCKKLVKITPAGLNRVFLADSGSVSVEVAIKMAVQYWHSHGKPEKNRLLALRNGYHGDTFGAMATCDPVTGMHHLFSEHLNQHQFAPSPQTPFGSSCSDSDIAELRQQVEENRDQLAAIILEPIVQGAGGMRFYSADYLRRVRELCDENNVLLIADEIATGFGRSGKMFACEHADITPDILTLGKALTGGTMTLAAALCTDKVAEGICSGEAGVFMHGPTFMGNPLACSVANASIQLLLNSPWQERVTAIEQQLAEQLAPLKSAPGVADVRALGAIGVVEMREPVNTAKVQEALIERGVWLRPFGKLVYAMPPYVISKEDLSQLTSAMVNVLGEIQ; from the coding sequence ATGGACCTGGATTTCGATCGCAAACATATTTGGCACCCCTACTCCTCCCTGATCGACCCGCCGCCGGTATACCCGGTGACGCGGGCCGAAGGGGTACGTATTTACCTGGAAGACGGGCGCGGCCTGATCGACGGTATGTCCTCCTGGTGGAGCGCCCTGCACGGCTACAATGTGCCCGAGCTAAACCAGGCCATGCGCGATCAGATGGACAAAATGTCCCATGTGATGTTCGGGGGTTTAACTCACGAACCGGCGATCGAGCTGTGCAAGAAACTGGTAAAAATCACTCCAGCCGGCCTCAACCGGGTATTTCTTGCTGACTCCGGTTCAGTGTCTGTGGAAGTGGCTATCAAGATGGCCGTCCAATACTGGCACTCCCATGGCAAGCCCGAAAAGAACCGCCTGCTGGCCCTGCGCAACGGTTACCACGGTGATACTTTCGGGGCCATGGCCACCTGTGACCCAGTCACCGGAATGCATCATTTGTTCTCCGAGCATCTGAACCAGCACCAGTTTGCCCCCTCACCACAAACCCCCTTTGGCAGCAGCTGTAGTGACAGCGATATCGCCGAACTGCGCCAGCAAGTGGAAGAGAACCGCGATCAACTCGCTGCGATTATTTTAGAGCCCATTGTCCAGGGCGCCGGCGGCATGCGTTTTTATTCTGCCGATTATTTGCGCCGGGTGCGCGAGCTCTGCGACGAGAACAATGTACTGCTTATCGCCGATGAAATCGCCACCGGCTTTGGCCGCAGCGGTAAAATGTTTGCCTGTGAGCACGCCGATATCACCCCCGATATCCTCACACTGGGCAAAGCCCTCACCGGCGGCACCATGACCCTCGCCGCCGCCCTCTGTACCGATAAAGTAGCCGAAGGTATTTGCAGCGGAGAAGCCGGTGTGTTTATGCACGGCCCCACTTTTATGGGTAACCCCCTGGCTTGTTCCGTCGCTAACGCCAGTATTCAACTGCTACTCAACAGCCCCTGGCAGGAACGAGTAACCGCAATCGAACAGCAGCTGGCTGAACAGCTGGCCCCATTAAAATCCGCACCGGGTGTCGCTGATGTTCGAGCCCTTGGGGCGATTGGCGTGGTGGAAATGCGCGAGCCGGTAAATACGGCCAAGGTGCAGGAAGCTTTAATCGAACGTGGAGTTTGGCTGCGCCCCTTCGGCAAGCTGGTCTACGCCATGCCGCCCTATGTGATTTCGAAAGAAGACCTTAGCCAATTAACTTCGGCAATGGTCAATGTTCTGGGAGAGATCCAATAG
- a CDS encoding arylesterase — MTTAFFRQLLTRFGLVLMLSVPNLALSANKPGTLLVLGDSISAAYGIDEELGWVNLLQERLQEKGRPVKVVNASISGETSAGGLTRLPRLMEEHNPQWLIVELGGNDGLRGYPPQSLQRNLQQMVKLAKDSGAEVLLLGMRIPPNYGRAYTEAFAAVFPKVAKAEEVALVPFLLETVALEQGAMQSDGIHPTAKAQPALLDHVWPCVKSLLGEKAAGESCTP; from the coding sequence ATGACAACAGCCTTTTTTCGGCAGTTACTGACTCGGTTCGGCTTGGTGCTGATGCTGTCGGTCCCCAATCTGGCACTGAGTGCAAACAAGCCCGGCACTCTGCTCGTATTAGGGGATAGCATAAGTGCGGCCTACGGTATCGATGAGGAGTTGGGCTGGGTCAACTTGTTGCAAGAGCGCTTGCAGGAGAAGGGGCGCCCGGTGAAGGTGGTCAATGCCAGCATCAGTGGGGAGACCTCCGCAGGCGGCCTGACCCGGCTGCCGCGCCTGATGGAAGAGCACAATCCCCAGTGGCTGATTGTCGAGTTGGGGGGTAACGACGGTTTGCGCGGCTATCCACCCCAGAGCTTGCAGCGCAATTTGCAGCAGATGGTCAAGCTGGCAAAAGATTCCGGGGCTGAAGTTCTGCTGCTGGGGATGCGTATCCCGCCGAACTACGGCCGCGCTTATACCGAGGCTTTTGCCGCTGTATTCCCCAAAGTAGCTAAGGCCGAAGAGGTCGCCCTGGTGCCCTTCCTGTTGGAAACCGTGGCCCTGGAGCAGGGCGCTATGCAATCCGACGGTATCCACCCCACCGCTAAGGCGCAGCCGGCCCTGCTGGATCATGTCTGGCCCTGCGTGAAGTCCCTGTTGGGGGAGAAGGCGGCTGGTGAGTCGTGTACTCCGTGA
- the ttcA gene encoding tRNA 2-thiocytidine(32) synthetase TtcA: protein MPELENRRERLEFNKLQKRLRRHVGRAIADFNMIEEGDKIMVCLSGGKDSYAMLDVLLNLQKTAPVNFELVAVNMDQKQPGFPEHILPEYLQSLGVPHHIVEKDTYSVVKEVVPEGKTTCGLCSRLRRGTLYGFAEEIGATKVALGHHKDDIVETLFLNMFYGGRLKAMPPKLRADDGRNIVIRPLAYCREEDIAQYAEYKQFPIIPCNLCGSQENLQRQAIKQMVREWDKKFPGRSENIFAAITRVSPSQLADRDLYDFESLELDRSTPSAVERPDHSIQRQVNSWEPEDAQEVEPQYIEALNL, encoded by the coding sequence ATGCCCGAATTGGAAAACCGCCGCGAGCGGCTCGAGTTTAATAAGCTGCAAAAGCGCCTGCGCCGCCATGTGGGCCGCGCCATCGCCGACTTCAATATGATTGAAGAGGGCGACAAGATTATGGTCTGTTTGTCCGGCGGTAAGGATTCCTACGCCATGCTGGACGTGCTGCTGAATTTGCAGAAGACAGCGCCGGTCAACTTTGAACTGGTGGCGGTCAATATGGACCAGAAACAGCCGGGTTTCCCTGAACATATCCTGCCGGAATACCTGCAATCCCTGGGTGTTCCCCACCATATTGTTGAGAAGGATACCTACTCGGTCGTGAAGGAAGTGGTGCCCGAGGGCAAAACCACTTGCGGGCTCTGCTCCCGTCTGCGCCGTGGCACCTTGTATGGCTTTGCTGAAGAAATTGGCGCCACCAAGGTGGCACTGGGCCATCACAAAGACGATATCGTCGAGACCCTGTTCCTGAATATGTTTTACGGTGGTCGCCTCAAGGCGATGCCGCCCAAACTGCGCGCCGACGATGGCCGCAATATCGTGATCCGTCCGCTCGCCTATTGCCGCGAAGAGGACATCGCCCAGTACGCCGAGTACAAGCAGTTTCCGATTATTCCGTGCAACCTGTGCGGCAGCCAGGAGAACCTTCAGCGCCAGGCGATCAAGCAGATGGTGCGGGAGTGGGATAAGAAATTCCCAGGCCGCAGCGAGAATATTTTCGCCGCGATTACCCGGGTGTCCCCGTCACAATTGGCGGACAGGGACCTCTACGATTTTGAGAGTCTGGAACTGGATCGCTCTACGCCGTCGGCTGTCGAGCGTCCTGACCATTCAATCCAGCGCCAGGTGAATTCTTGGGAGCCTGAGGATGCTCAGGAAGTGGAGCCCCAGTATATCGAGGCGCTGAATCTGTAG
- a CDS encoding AAA family ATPase: MRLHELQINNFRKLKNCKINFRDTTFLIGPNNAGKSSVFSAIDYFHKNSNLDREDYSKEYNEEEESYTYEDEVEIVAEYHNLPSAAHSWVGFKGRVISSQDQLDGETGNSIIYKKVWSLNQSKPKIFMKEYPRRRSALYAECRIVSDLVGEHYSETFLKEHFGESNFEKKLTVTATKSKLLDLPECWDIQTDEEATWVENPGGIPGNVLSKLPIIVVIPAESCISELTSPGGALFTLLGGLFDQVRSNSENYVQAQAFLNNLAAELNPNDQETDFGQLISDLNGMVDTLFPDSAVHVSATLDVPEKSIKPQFKVEMESNVKTAVNYQGHGMIRATAFQLLRFVQDFINRNTDTPRATIFCFEEPEIYLHPSAANQMRDSLYDLAGPNCQIIATTHSPYMINLGSEKSMSLAKFNFTEDNFSTANSFNLEEAFVELAEDEKQNLKMLLKVDDYISRMFFSKKCVFVEGDTEEVVVRETIKRLSHEDKAKVIGNCEFLRARGKAVLISIAKYLNALNINYIFMHDRDEGTERAEAMNAPILAQTGQDRRIMIEECIEDLLGYDAPSSEKPYMAHLHIQNNWGDEFIDLPNDWKSTFITLCSPYLDHLREAP, encoded by the coding sequence ATGAGACTGCATGAGCTTCAAATAAATAATTTTAGAAAACTCAAGAATTGCAAAATAAATTTTAGGGATACAACCTTTCTTATCGGCCCAAATAATGCAGGAAAATCAAGCGTTTTTTCTGCGATAGACTACTTCCATAAGAATTCAAATTTGGATAGAGAAGATTATTCAAAAGAGTATAACGAAGAGGAAGAGAGCTATACCTATGAAGATGAAGTTGAGATTGTGGCAGAGTATCACAATTTACCGTCTGCCGCTCACAGCTGGGTAGGATTTAAAGGCAGGGTTATATCATCTCAAGATCAGCTAGATGGAGAAACCGGAAACTCCATCATTTATAAGAAAGTTTGGTCCCTTAACCAAAGCAAACCAAAGATATTCATGAAGGAATATCCGCGAAGGAGGAGCGCATTGTATGCTGAATGTAGAATAGTATCAGACCTCGTAGGAGAGCATTACTCGGAAACATTCTTGAAAGAGCATTTTGGCGAATCTAACTTTGAAAAAAAGTTAACTGTAACAGCAACAAAATCAAAACTATTGGATCTGCCAGAATGCTGGGATATTCAAACAGACGAAGAAGCTACCTGGGTTGAAAACCCCGGTGGAATTCCCGGTAATGTATTATCAAAACTTCCCATAATTGTTGTAATACCAGCAGAATCTTGCATTTCTGAGCTGACAAGCCCCGGAGGGGCACTATTTACCCTATTAGGGGGACTATTTGATCAGGTCAGGAGTAACTCTGAAAATTACGTTCAAGCACAGGCTTTTCTAAATAACCTTGCAGCTGAGCTCAACCCAAATGACCAGGAAACTGATTTTGGCCAACTAATTAGTGACCTTAATGGAATGGTTGATACGCTTTTTCCTGATTCGGCTGTACATGTTAGTGCGACACTTGACGTGCCTGAAAAATCCATAAAGCCTCAATTTAAAGTGGAAATGGAAAGCAATGTAAAAACTGCTGTTAACTATCAAGGTCATGGAATGATCAGGGCAACCGCATTCCAGCTTTTAAGATTCGTGCAAGACTTTATAAACAGAAATACTGACACCCCTAGAGCAACAATTTTTTGCTTTGAGGAGCCAGAAATCTATTTGCATCCTTCAGCTGCTAACCAAATGCGGGATTCATTATATGATCTGGCGGGACCAAACTGCCAAATCATAGCGACTACTCACTCGCCTTACATGATCAATCTCGGCTCAGAAAAAAGCATGAGCCTTGCGAAATTTAACTTTACTGAAGACAATTTCTCAACAGCCAACTCATTCAATCTAGAAGAAGCTTTCGTTGAACTCGCTGAAGACGAAAAGCAAAACTTGAAGATGCTCTTGAAAGTTGATGATTACATATCAAGAATGTTCTTTTCCAAGAAATGTGTGTTTGTTGAAGGAGATACAGAAGAAGTTGTTGTGCGTGAAACGATTAAGAGGCTATCTCATGAAGACAAGGCAAAGGTAATAGGAAACTGTGAGTTTCTCAGAGCCAGAGGAAAAGCAGTTCTTATATCGATTGCAAAATATTTGAATGCGCTAAATATAAACTACATATTTATGCACGATCGCGATGAAGGGACAGAACGCGCTGAAGCGATGAACGCCCCAATTCTGGCCCAAACAGGTCAAGATCGTCGAATTATGATTGAGGAATGCATTGAGGATCTACTGGGCTATGATGCACCAAGTAGCGAAAAACCATACATGGCCCACCTGCATATACAGAACAATTGGGGTGATGAATTTATTGATTTACCCAATGACTGGAAGTCTACTTTTATCACCTTATGCAGTCCATATTTAGACCATCTTCGAGAGGCCCCTTAA
- the csrA gene encoding carbon storage regulator CsrA encodes MLILKRRTGENLRIGANVSITVLEVKGNQVKVGIIAPKSLPVHREEIYRRIKREGNMGSGNR; translated from the coding sequence ATGTTGATCTTAAAGCGCCGCACAGGCGAGAACTTACGGATTGGAGCGAATGTCTCAATCACCGTATTGGAAGTTAAGGGCAATCAGGTAAAGGTAGGAATAATTGCTCCAAAATCCCTGCCCGTACACCGCGAGGAGATTTATAGGCGGATCAAAAGGGAAGGAAATATGGGCAGTGGAAATCGTTGA
- a CDS encoding FtsX-like permease family protein has protein sequence MEGKWWDKASEGVSVEVELAAQLELSLGDQLRFSIGGLEVEAPVASFRSLDWNSMRPNFYMIFAPGTIDDFPATYITSFYLPLEDKLLVNDLVRAFPSVSVIELDKIIQRIRDTINQVSFAIESVMALMLVAGVLVLIAGVRASIAERLQEAAIIRTLGGRRRLLLRSLILEFGLLGFAAGLLAAIGAEATLAVLSYWVFELPVILHPVLWLTGPLTGAVLVGTAGTLACYSSISQPPLKVLRELA, from the coding sequence TTGGAAGGCAAGTGGTGGGACAAGGCCAGCGAAGGTGTTTCCGTAGAAGTGGAGCTGGCAGCCCAGCTGGAACTGTCACTGGGAGATCAGTTGCGCTTTTCCATCGGCGGACTGGAAGTAGAAGCCCCGGTAGCCAGCTTCCGCTCGCTGGACTGGAACAGCATGCGCCCCAACTTCTATATGATATTTGCGCCAGGCACTATCGATGATTTCCCGGCTACCTATATCACCAGTTTTTACCTCCCACTGGAGGACAAGTTGCTGGTCAACGACCTGGTTCGCGCCTTCCCCAGCGTCAGCGTGATAGAGCTGGATAAGATCATCCAGCGTATCCGCGACACCATTAACCAGGTGTCCTTCGCTATCGAATCGGTTATGGCCCTGATGCTGGTTGCCGGGGTCCTGGTATTAATCGCCGGGGTCCGCGCCAGTATCGCCGAGCGATTGCAGGAAGCGGCAATTATCCGCACACTGGGAGGCCGCAGGCGCTTGTTGCTGAGAAGCCTGATACTGGAATTTGGCCTACTGGGTTTTGCCGCCGGTTTGCTCGCGGCTATCGGTGCGGAAGCCACCTTGGCCGTGCTGTCTTATTGGGTCTTTGAACTGCCGGTGATATTGCACCCAGTCCTTTGGCTAACCGGACCACTCACCGGTGCTGTACTGGTTGGCACTGCCGGTACCCTGGCCTGTTACAGCTCGATCAGCCAGCCCCCGCTCAAAGTACTGCGCGAACTGGCCTAA
- a CDS encoding DUF2130 domain-containing protein, whose translation MNEIKCPHCQKAFKIDEAGYADIMKQVRDNEFDQELHERLELAEKEKRAALELAKEKVTNEMLKASAVKDTEILELKARIKAAEVSQKLAVTEALKNIERERDSLASELQQAKKDYESSSELAKAEHISKLNEASARKDFKIQELESNLSAQQAIQKQAVTEAVHATEKEREELKSELERAKLEKQLSETSLKEKYETQIKDRDDAIERLKDMKARLSTKMIGETLEQHCETEFNRIRATAFPKAYFEKDNDAKGGSKGDYIFRDLDDSGTESVSIMFEMKNERDETATKKKNEDFLKELDKDRNEKGCEYAVLVSLLEADSELYNSGIVDVSHRFPKMYVIRPQFFIPIITLLRNAAQNSLKYKAELAVVRAQNIDITNFEDELDAFKSGFARNYDLASRKFKTAIDEIDKTITHLQKTKDALLGSENNLRLANKKADDLTVKKLTKKNPTMAAKFAELESDDA comes from the coding sequence ATGAATGAAATCAAATGCCCTCATTGTCAAAAAGCATTCAAAATTGATGAGGCTGGATATGCGGACATAATGAAACAAGTTCGGGATAATGAATTTGATCAGGAGTTGCATGAGAGGCTTGAGCTTGCGGAAAAAGAAAAGAGAGCTGCCTTAGAGCTTGCGAAGGAAAAAGTGACAAATGAAATGCTGAAGGCCTCCGCAGTAAAAGATACTGAGATACTAGAATTGAAGGCAAGGATTAAAGCTGCCGAAGTCTCTCAGAAGCTAGCTGTGACAGAGGCCCTTAAAAATATTGAGAGGGAGCGAGACTCACTTGCCTCTGAGTTACAACAAGCCAAGAAAGACTATGAGTCTTCTTCCGAGCTAGCAAAGGCTGAACACATATCCAAACTCAATGAAGCTTCTGCGAGAAAAGATTTTAAAATACAGGAACTTGAATCAAACTTAAGCGCCCAACAAGCAATCCAGAAGCAAGCAGTTACAGAGGCCGTACATGCAACAGAGAAGGAGCGCGAAGAACTCAAGAGTGAACTTGAAAGAGCGAAGCTTGAGAAACAGCTGTCGGAGACATCTCTAAAAGAGAAGTATGAGACTCAGATTAAGGATCGGGACGATGCAATCGAGCGGCTTAAGGATATGAAAGCCCGTTTATCCACTAAAATGATTGGTGAAACCCTTGAACAACATTGTGAGACTGAATTTAACCGAATAAGAGCAACTGCTTTTCCGAAGGCGTATTTTGAAAAAGACAACGATGCGAAAGGAGGAAGTAAAGGGGATTACATTTTTCGAGACTTAGATGATTCTGGCACTGAATCAGTATCCATCATGTTTGAAATGAAAAATGAACGTGATGAAACAGCAACAAAAAAGAAGAATGAAGATTTCCTTAAAGAACTCGACAAAGACCGCAATGAAAAAGGCTGCGAGTACGCAGTTCTGGTATCGCTGTTAGAAGCAGATAGCGAGCTTTATAATTCCGGTATCGTCGATGTCTCCCACCGTTTCCCTAAGATGTATGTTATCCGCCCCCAATTTTTCATTCCCATAATCACTCTTTTGAGAAATGCTGCTCAGAACTCACTGAAATATAAAGCTGAGCTGGCTGTAGTAAGAGCTCAGAATATTGACATTACCAACTTCGAAGATGAGCTTGATGCATTTAAGTCAGGCTTCGCAAGGAACTACGATCTGGCATCCAGGAAATTTAAAACAGCTATTGATGAAATTGACAAGACCATCACTCATCTTCAGAAAACCAAGGATGCACTGCTTGGCTCTGAGAATAACCTTCGTCTCGCGAATAAAAAGGCAGACGATCTAACAGTTAAAAAATTGACAAAAAAGAATCCAACAATGGCGGCAAAGTTTGCTGAGCTTGAGAGCGATGACGCCTGA
- a CDS encoding FtsX-like permease family protein translates to MESRLLPLMGIQLGDPIALGDTQLKVTAILEREPDRGTSLFDMGARLLANTADLPAAGVIQPGSRVRYRYLFAGDDQVLKDYFDWLKPQLTEHQRILDLREGQPRVASALDRAESFLFLAASLAVLLASVAVGLAARRYGLRHGAYVAVMKSLGAGRNKILGIYLGQLAALTLIATAIGLALGTFIQSQAVNLMEGFFPVQPRLPAGAHC, encoded by the coding sequence GTGGAGTCCCGCCTTCTACCTTTGATGGGAATCCAGCTCGGCGATCCTATCGCCCTCGGCGACACCCAATTAAAAGTGACAGCCATACTGGAGCGGGAACCCGACCGGGGCACCAGCCTGTTTGATATGGGCGCGCGACTGCTAGCCAATACCGCCGACCTGCCCGCCGCAGGTGTGATCCAGCCCGGCAGCCGAGTGCGCTACCGCTACCTGTTTGCCGGTGATGACCAAGTCCTAAAGGATTACTTTGACTGGCTCAAACCTCAACTAACTGAACACCAGCGGATCTTGGACCTGCGCGAAGGCCAGCCCCGTGTTGCCTCAGCCCTGGATAGAGCCGAGTCCTTCCTGTTTCTCGCCGCCAGCCTTGCCGTTCTCCTCGCCAGTGTCGCCGTAGGCCTGGCAGCCAGACGCTACGGATTGCGCCACGGCGCCTACGTAGCCGTAATGAAAAGCCTCGGTGCAGGGCGCAACAAAATTCTCGGTATCTACCTGGGACAGCTGGCCGCCCTCACCCTGATTGCCACCGCTATCGGGCTGGCACTGGGCACCTTTATCCAGAGCCAGGCGGTCAACCTGATGGAGGGGTTCTTCCCAGTTCAACCCCGGCTACCAGCTGGAGCCCACTGCTGA
- the putP gene encoding sodium/proline symporter PutP, whose translation MAAEWLIALTFVAYLALIVVIGIYAYMRTKNASDYFLGGRSLPPAVAALSAGASDMSGWLLLGLPGAAYAAGLSAGWIAIGLFSGIVLSWVTMGRRLRIYTYELDDSLTVPAYLDRRFKMGHPYLRTVCAIFILLFFLFYVASGLIAGGKLFETVFGWDYRWAVIIGAVAVISYTLFGGFLAVSWTDVFQGLLMSAALIAVPLVVISDQGGFSASWTRLQTEMPQLTHWMTDNTGQTLSLVAILSSLAWGLGYFGQPHILARFMAVRSPNDIPVAATVAAVWSLAGFLGAMAVGLFAHLEIQQSLPDGETVFMEMVQVLFHPLVAGVLLAAILSAIMSTADSQLLVSSAALAEDIYHVWFGRETTPEAMVKVGRWAVVALSLVAVWIAMDPDSKVLDVVSYAWAGLGAAFGPALLISLYWSRMTGSGAIAGVIVGGLTVVVWEQLSGGIFDVYELLPGFVFSSAAIVLVSALTKCPEAVASQHRKLLG comes from the coding sequence ATGGCCGCCGAGTGGCTGATCGCCCTTACTTTTGTCGCCTATTTGGCGTTGATTGTTGTTATCGGTATTTACGCCTACATGCGTACAAAAAATGCCAGCGACTATTTCCTCGGCGGCCGCTCCCTGCCGCCGGCTGTGGCGGCCCTGTCTGCCGGGGCCTCGGATATGAGTGGCTGGCTGCTACTGGGACTGCCTGGCGCGGCCTATGCGGCGGGGCTCTCTGCCGGTTGGATCGCAATCGGTCTTTTCTCCGGCATCGTTCTGAGCTGGGTGACAATGGGCCGGCGTCTGCGCATCTACACCTATGAGCTGGACGATTCCCTGACGGTGCCAGCTTATCTAGATCGTCGGTTTAAGATGGGGCACCCCTATCTGCGCACAGTCTGCGCGATATTCATTCTGTTATTTTTCCTTTTCTATGTGGCTTCGGGCCTGATTGCCGGCGGCAAACTGTTTGAAACGGTGTTTGGCTGGGATTATCGCTGGGCGGTGATTATCGGTGCGGTTGCCGTTATTTCTTACACCCTGTTTGGCGGGTTTTTGGCTGTGTCCTGGACCGATGTGTTCCAGGGGCTGCTGATGAGTGCAGCGCTGATTGCGGTGCCTCTCGTTGTTATTTCTGACCAGGGTGGTTTTTCTGCCAGCTGGACTCGCCTGCAAACGGAGATGCCACAGCTGACCCACTGGATGACTGATAACACCGGGCAAACATTAAGCCTGGTGGCGATACTCAGTTCCCTGGCCTGGGGATTGGGCTACTTCGGTCAGCCGCATATCTTGGCGCGATTTATGGCGGTGCGCAGCCCTAACGATATTCCGGTTGCGGCGACAGTAGCGGCGGTTTGGTCCCTAGCCGGTTTCTTGGGTGCAATGGCGGTAGGCCTGTTTGCCCACCTGGAAATCCAGCAGAGCCTGCCGGATGGCGAGACTGTGTTTATGGAAATGGTGCAGGTGCTGTTCCACCCGCTAGTTGCCGGTGTTCTTTTGGCGGCGATTCTATCTGCCATTATGAGTACGGCAGATTCCCAGCTGTTGGTGTCCTCGGCTGCACTGGCAGAGGATATTTACCACGTTTGGTTTGGGCGTGAGACCACTCCGGAAGCCATGGTGAAAGTGGGGCGCTGGGCGGTGGTTGCTTTATCACTGGTCGCTGTGTGGATTGCGATGGACCCGGATTCCAAGGTTCTGGATGTGGTGAGTTACGCCTGGGCTGGCCTGGGCGCTGCCTTTGGCCCGGCGTTGCTGATCAGTCTCTACTGGTCCCGTATGACGGGCAGTGGCGCTATTGCCGGTGTTATCGTTGGCGGCCTCACCGTTGTAGTGTGGGAGCAACTCTCCGGTGGCATTTTTGATGTTTATGAGCTGTTGCCGGGTTTTGTTTTCTCTTCAGCTGCTATCGTGTTAGTGAGCGCGCTGACGAAGTGCCCGGAAGCCGTTGCCTCACAGCACCGCAAGTTGCTTGGTTGA
- a CDS encoding ABC transporter ATP-binding protein, which translates to MSAILTAENLYHRVSTSEGPLTLLNNISLKVARGESLAVTGASGSGKSTLLGLLAGLDKPTEGKIWLAGDEITAMDEEQRAAVRARCVGFVFQTFQLLPGLTALENVMLPSELRGERGAAKRAEEFLSRVGLEQRLRHYPRQLSGGEQQRVAIARAFASFSSKDAILFADEPTGSLDAGNGAKIIDLLFKLNEESDTTLVLVTHEQRLAERCASHLHMSAGAVDSYAPLIDGDNLSEVSA; encoded by the coding sequence ATGTCCGCCATTCTCACGGCAGAAAACCTCTATCACAGGGTCTCCACCAGCGAAGGGCCACTGACCCTATTAAACAATATCTCCCTGAAAGTCGCCCGTGGCGAGAGCCTCGCTGTGACAGGGGCCTCAGGTTCCGGCAAGTCCACCCTGCTCGGCCTATTGGCGGGATTGGACAAACCTACCGAGGGCAAAATCTGGCTGGCGGGCGACGAGATCACCGCCATGGACGAAGAGCAGCGCGCAGCGGTGCGCGCCCGCTGCGTGGGCTTTGTATTCCAGACTTTCCAACTACTGCCCGGCCTTACCGCCCTGGAAAATGTGATGCTACCGAGCGAATTGCGCGGTGAGCGAGGCGCCGCCAAGCGGGCGGAAGAGTTTCTCTCCCGTGTGGGTCTGGAACAGCGACTGCGCCACTACCCGCGCCAGTTATCCGGCGGTGAGCAACAGCGGGTGGCCATTGCCCGGGCCTTTGCCAGCTTTAGCAGCAAAGATGCCATCCTGTTTGCCGACGAACCCACCGGCAGCCTCGACGCCGGCAACGGCGCCAAAATTATCGACCTACTGTTTAAACTCAACGAAGAATCTGACACCACCCTGGTGCTGGTGACTCACGAACAGCGACTGGCAGAGCGCTGTGCCTCCCACCTGCATATGTCGGCAGGCGCTGTAGATTCTTACGCTCCCCTTATCGACGGAGACAACCTGTCGGAGGTGTCCGCCTGA